One part of the Trichoplusia ni isolate ovarian cell line Hi5 chromosome 2, tn1, whole genome shotgun sequence genome encodes these proteins:
- the LOC113508487 gene encoding ER degradation-enhancing alpha-mannosidase-like protein 2, which produces MSKLLLTLCFVLWYGCDSSFAVRVYKKSDILRLREEVRDMFQHAYDSYLRYAYPYDELRPLSCDGVDTWGSYSLTLIDALDTLAIMGNYTEFNRVVDIVLQKKNFDADINVSVFETNIRIIGGLLSAHLLSHKTGMKLEPGWPCNGPLLRLAEDVAQRLIAAFDTTTGMPYGTINLRSGVPPGETSVTCTAGVGTFIIEFGTLSRLTGDPLYEEVAYNALQALYHSKSPIGLVGNHIDVMTGRWTAQDAGIGGGVDSYYEYLVKGAILLERPELMSMFVEARKAIEKYLKKDDWFVWATMLRGHVTLPVFQSLESYWPGVLSLVGESDTAMRIIHNYHSVWRQYGFTPEVYNLGTGEASSSRESYPLRPELIESIMYLYRDTRDPILLQMGEDILRSIQHSARTPCGYATIKDVRDHRKEDRMESFFLAETTKYLYLLFDPDNFIHNPGVHGTVINTPNGECIVDLGGYIFNTEAHPIDPTMLYCCHEARQGINISEVHRIYQMLEDEDNIKFMTTLEGSENKDPKNETVASEPKQEEASIPEEIKGEGTVEKVDQNQVLIKTETRTGYVNIDGTEREKTKNESTLRDLVKERINSYYNGTIPEADVETVPSSSENNTPANYEGKFEVDDIIVPQSQPEQEPLQTPSETKAKETFKILPKVIQDFLSSDWKSKTKCEPQHMLERIRKENRYPPHPDYNKYELLLTPAPSFLQRISLAGEFLNKKHLEL; this is translated from the exons atgtcaaagTTACTATTAACATTGTGTTTTGTTCTTTGGTATGGCTGTGATTCAAGTTTTGCTGTTAGAGTGTACAAGAAGTCAGATATTTTGAGACTGAG ggaAGAAGTCAGAGACATGTTCCAACATGCATACGACAGTTACTTAAGATATGCATATCCATATGACGAGTTGCGGCCACTCAGCTGTGACGGTGTAGATACTTGGGGCAGCTACTCTCTAACCCTCATAGATGCCCTAGATACATTAGCTATCATGGGTAACTACACAGAGTTCAATAGAGTGGTTGATATAGTActacaaaagaaaaactttgATGCTGATATTAATGTGTCAGtttttgaaactaatattagaATTATTGGAGGATTGTTGAGTGCTCATTTATTATCTCATAA AACTGGTATGAAATTAGAACCAGGTTGGCCATGTAATGGGCCTCTCTTGCGCCTAGCAGAGGACGTAGCTCAGCGACTTATTGCGGCTTTCGACACTACTACTGGCATGCCATATGGCACTATAAACCTGAGGTCAGGAGTACCACCCGGTGAGACCAGTGTCACTTGTACCGCTGGAGTGGGAACATTCATTATAGAGTTTGGAACGTTAAGCAGACTTACAGGAGACCCCTTATATGAAGAG GTAGCATACAATGCACTACAAGCATTATACCATTCGAAGTCACCGATAGGTTTAGTTGGTAACCACATTGACGTCATGACGGGCCGATGGACAGCGCAAGATGCAGGCATCGGTGGCGGAGTGGACTCATACTATGAATATCTAGTCAAAG GTGCAATTCTATTAGAACGGCCAGAACTAATGTCGATGTTCGTGGAAGCGCGTAAGGCAATAGAAAAGTATTTGAAGAAAGACGATTGGTTCGTGTGGGCTACAATGTTGCGGGGACACGTCACTCTACCTGTCTTCCAATCTTTAGAGTCGTACTGGCCTGGTGTACTTAGTCTAGTTg GTGAAAGCGACACGGCAATGCGTATAATTCACAACTATCACAGCGTATGGAGACAGTACGGTTTTACACCCGAAGTTTACAATCTCGGTACGGGAGAAGCTTCATCTTCTCGAGAAAGCTACCCTCTACGTCCAGAACTCATTGAATCCATCATGTATCTGTATAGAGATACCAGAGACCCGATACTGTTGCAAATGGGAGAAGATATACTAAGGAGTATACAACATAGTGCCAGGACGCCGTGCGGGTATGCTACG ATCAAAGATGTAAGAGATCACCGGAAAGAGGATCGCATGGAATCGTTTTTCCTTGCCGAAACAACAAAGTATCTGTACCTACTGTTTGATCCTGACAACTTCATCCACAACCCTGGCGTTCACGGCACGGTCATCAACACTCCCAATGGAGAATGTATTGTGGATCTCGGCGGATATATATTCAATACTGAAGCGCATCCGATTGATCCCACTATGCTTTACTGCTGCCATGAGGCTAGACAAgg GATTAATATAAGTGAGGTTCATAGAATATATCAGATGCTAGAGGATGAAGACAATATAAAATTCATGACGACATTAGAAGGCTCAGAAAATAAAGATCCAAAAAATGAAACAGTTGCTTCTGAACCTAAACAAGAAGAAGCTAGTATTCCAGAAGAAATCAAAGGAGAAGGAACAGTTGAAAAAGTTGATCAAAATCAAGTTCTTATAAAGACTGAAACGAGAACTGGCTATGTCAACATTGATGGGACagaaagagaaaaaacaaaGAATGAATCGACCCTTAGAGATTTAGTTAAAGAACGTATCAACAGTTACTATAATGGTACTATTCCAGAAGCTGATGTAGAAACAGTTCCGTCGTCGTCCGAAAATAATACTCCCGCTAACTATGAAGGGAAATTTGAGGTCGATGATATAATTGTCCCACAAAGCCAGCCGGAACAGGAACCACTGCAGACGCCGAGCGAAACGAAAGCTAAGGAgacgtttaaaatattaccaaaagtTATACAAGACTTTTTAAGCAGTGATTGGAAATCCAAGACGAAATGTGAGCCTCAACACATGTTAGAACGAATACGTAAGGAGAATAGATATCCACCTCACCCGGACTATAACAAATACGAATTACTGTTAACGCCAGCGCCATCGTTTTTACAGAGGATATCATTAGCTGGAGAGTTCCTAAATAAGAAACATCttgaattgtaa
- the LOC113508496 gene encoding transmembrane protein 41 homolog isoform X2 → MSANNPRRRNSRVRNIQDSVAGVTSSAEDLSTSKALVLVAIIFISSLLALGLLYKQFPDLEEDEQKHLHLPWDLEDAKQLGLVLDRYKEKYFYEVLFGVFLVYIFLQTFAIPGSIFLSILSGFLFPFYLALLLVCCCSAIGASLCFFLSNLLGKKLVKRFFPEKAAQWARAVTKHSNNLLNYIIFLRVTPFLPNWFINMSAPVIGVPLMPFALGTFIGVAPPSFVAIQAGQTLHTLTSTSDAWSWTSVTVLSVFALVSLIPVFLKDKLKAKFE, encoded by the exons ATGAGCGCAAATAATCCTAGAAGAAGGAATTCGCGTGTTCGAAACATTCAAG ATTCTGTAGCTGGTGTAACATCCAGTGCAGAAGACTTGTCCACGTCTAAGGCGTTAGTTCTAGTTGCCATTATATTTATATCCTCACTGTTGGCTTTGGGTCTCCTATACAAACAATTCCCTGACTTAGAAGA aGATGAACAAAAGCACTTGCATTTGCCATGGGACCTTGAGGATGCCAAACAACTAGGTTTAGTTCTAGACCGATATaaggagaaatatttttatgaagtattaTTTGGAGTCTTCTTAGTTTACATATT TTTGCAAACATTTGCAATACCTGgatcaatttttttaagtattctttCAGGGTTTTTGTTCCCATTTTATTTAGCATTACTTCTGGTATGCTGTTGTTCAGCCATTGGTGCAAGTTTATGTTTCTTCCTATCCAACCTTCTTGGTAAGAAGTTGGTGAAGAGATTCTTTCCGGAGAAAGCAGCACAATGGGCAAGAGCAGTGACGAAGCACAGTAATAACTTGCTcaactacataatatttttgaggGTGACACCGTTTTTACCAAACTGGTTTATAAATATGTCAGCACCTGTGATTGGTGTGCCATTAATGCCATTTGCACTTGGAACATTTATTG gcGTGGCGCCGCCATCGTTTGTGGCAATCCAAGCTGGACAGACCCTGCACACACTGACGTCCACCAGCGACGCGTGGTCGTGGACGTCTGTCACAGTCCTCAGCGTATTCGCACTAGTCTCCTTAATACCAGTATTCCTTAAAGACAAGTTGAAAGCAAAGTTTGAATGA
- the LOC113508485 gene encoding uncharacterized protein LOC113508485, translated as MEFDARAHGATWRWPLLLSVVFLNISLPSLVYAYGVILVHLEELQVPIWLGLSTPTIYVLVYNLTQCWCREAADSWGGSVGYRVMATVGLMMVVASLLICAFIPFHVQPFVYGILGGLGSSIISAQVDAVVFDTYDSRLGIIRGVCFAGQAVGQSIFPHIITALIDGYGYSFSYIVLGGIMLQTLPAIMLLRVDESVSRPISFSRYSDLSKTYAVFSNEGMDKNYYTTELQLHDMSKKCWQSPSDDNLHRDPEHGGDYEYDGDMATITPPPSPEEKRRNIFGVEILPEIPEESEESDVEEYAKDVDNSKNKKRLSVAIKRLSTLGDSFDDCISKQKRRDSESDLEGSEQREYSEVEVTYENISPVTDIQREKIFNSFSFRCQSAYASMKRRIWMPSYRVYTIRRRFTYLMYNINDTFVKPLTRSLSSWKFYPSLMLYFSRLSLTSVAMVSLTKIASEMHPKISMSDSNFLMTLYGFTWICFLLSTPWLAQTPKRNFKYVALAGLVVSAVGCFVLAEADNHDSFSIGCVIAGFGYGAISCCWETAVQDFVGTRKWPKFHSSLETISGTLLAIFVVGISFIVDQERGLQFAMLILGIILSGITLVWFLICITYLYLTKLRTMRIGKPWAT; from the exons ATGGAATTTGATGCTAGAGCGCATGGCGCGACGTGGCGCTGGCCTCTCCTACTGTCCGTCGTGTTCTTGAAC ATCAGCTTACCAAGTCTCGTGTACGCTTATGGAGTAATATTGGTGCATTTAGAGGAACTACAAGTACCCATATGGCTTGGTTTATCGACTCCAACAATTTACGTACTCGTCTACAATCTAACAC aATGTTGGTGCAGGGAGGCAGCCGATTCTTGGGGAGGCAGTGTTGGCTACCGTGTCATGGCCACAGTTGGGCTTATGATGGTGGTGGCTAGTCTACTCATATGCGCTTTCATACCCTTCCACGTACAGCCTTTTGTCTACGGGATATTAGGAG GCTTGGGGTCGTCGATTATATCAGCTCAAGTAGACGCAGTAGTATTTGATACATACGACTCCCGATTGGGAATAATTCGAGGAGTATGTTTCGCTGGTCAGGCAGTTGGCCAGTCAATATTCCCTCATATAATAACGGCACTAATAGACGGTTACGGATATTCGTTTTCATACATAGTGCTTGGAGGAATAATGCTTCAAACGTTACCTGCAATCATGTTGCTTCGAGTCGATGAGAGTGTTAGCCGACCAATTTCTTTCTCAAGATACAGCGACTTGTCCAAAACATACGCGGTATTCAGTAACGAAGGCATGGATAAAAATTACTATACGACTGAATTACAATTACATGACATGAGCAAGAAATGTTGGCAAAGTCCTTCAGATGATAACTTACACAGGGATCCAGAGCATGGAGGTGACTACGAGTACGATGGAGACATGGCTACTATTACACCACCACCAAGTCCAGAAGAAAAGAGGAGAAATATATTTGGTGTGGAAATATTACCAGAAATACCAGAGGAAAGTGAAGAGAGTGATGTAGAAGAGTATGCAAAAGATGTAGACAATAGTAAGAATAAAAAGCGGCTTAGTGTCGCTATTAAGAGACTGAGTACATTAGGCGATAGTTTTGACGATTGTATTAGCAAACAGAAAAGACGTGACTCGGAATCGGACCTAGAAGGTTCCGAACAAAGAGAGTATAGTGAAGTGGAAGTAACGTACGAGAATATATCGCCAGTTACAGATATTCAGCGAGAAAAGATATTCAATTCATTTAGTTTTCGATGCCAGTCCGCCTACGCTAGTATGAAAAGGAGAATATGGATGCCGTCATATAGAGTTTATACAATTAGAAGGAGATTCACATATTTAATGTACAACATTAACGACACGTTTGTAAAACCCTTGACGAGGTCATTGTCAAGTTGGAAGTTCTATCCATCGTTAATGCTATATTTCTCTAGACTAAGCTTGACGTCAGTTGCTATGGTTTCACTGACTAAAATCGCGTCAGAAATGCACCCCAAGATATCGATGTCAGATTCGAACTTCCTGATGACTTTGTATGGATTTACTTGGATATGCTTCTTGCTGAGTACCCCGTGGCTAGCACAAACGCCGAAGAGAAACTTCAAATATGTTGCACTGGCTGGTTTAGTCGTCTCTGCTGTAGGATGTTTTG TTCTGGCAGAAGCCGACAACCACGACTCGTTCTCCATCGGGTGCGTCATAGCCGGCTTTGGGTACGGCGCTATATCTTGCTGTTGGGAGACAGCAGTACAAGACTTCGTCGGCACTAGAAAATGGCCGAAGTTCCACAGCAGTCTGGAAACGATCTCGGGTACTTTATTAGCAATATTTGTAGTAGGAATATCATTCATCGTTGATCAAGAAAGAGGTTTGCAGTTCGCCATGTTAATTTTAGGAATCATACTATCAGGAATCACTTTAGTGTGGTTCCTAATATGTATCACTTACTTATACCTTACTAAATTAAGAACAATGAGAATAGGTAAGCCTTGGGCAACGTAA
- the LOC113508498 gene encoding tumor necrosis factor receptor superfamily member wengen-like codes for MSVSKEVMRGDISKLCWLVATLALGSVWGGEACERGSSWWDRQRGICVPCTRCDPAKRLVVRYPCEIHRDTICQSLYEAQISPFNTPKQVHKKDNESSELVPSDYEYEYVDYDSEVTPSNDEVTWDLQTTSLSLAASGCIVFFVVVLVMSLYHARQWKVIKKALKSDVQDLTAKLKLMEAGGETSAEPVVAADHHIYCNIHVGKEALLGPNSIKKGLGNVYTQEKHNS; via the exons ATGAGTGTAAGCAAGGAg GTAATGCGAGGAGACATAAGCAAGTTGTGTTGGCTGGTTGCTACACTGGCTCTGGGCTCCGTGTGGGGAGGCGAGGCGTGCGAGCGCGGCTCGAGCTGGTGGGACCGGCAGCGCGGCATCTGTGTCCCATGCACCCGCTGCGACCCCGCCAAACGACTGGTAGTCAGATACCCGTGTGAAATCCACCGGGACACTATCTGCCAGTCGCTTTATGAAGCCCAAATCTCCCCCTTCAATACACCTAAGCAGGTGCATAAAAAAGACAATGAATCGAGTGAACTGGTACCCAGTGATTACGAGTACGAATATGTGGACTACGATAGTGAAGTGACTCCTAGTAACGATGAAGTGACGTGGGACCTGCAGACGACCAGCCTCAGTCTGGCCGCGAGTGGATGCATCGTGTTCTTTGTCGTGGTGCTCGTCATGTCGCTGTACCATGCGAGGCAGTGGAAGGTTATTAAGAAGGCGCTAAAGTCAG ATGTACAAGATTTGACAGCGAAACTTAAGTTAATGGAGGCGGGAGGCGAAACGTCGGCGGAGCCAGTCGTGGCGGCCGACCACCACATCTACTGCAACATTCACGTGGGCAAAGAGGCGTTACTCG GTCCGAATTCAATCAAGAAAGGTTTAGGCAATGTGTACACGCAGGAGAAGCACAACTCTTGA
- the LOC113508493 gene encoding testis-specific serine/threonine-protein kinase 1-like isoform X3: protein MSDLKATVSEENTLSAKGYKLLKFLGEGAYAKVYLTEFAGKDENHKASLACKVIETSKAPRDFVVKFLPREIDVLVRLNHPHLIHVHSIFQRKTKYYIFMRFTENGDLLGYVLKNGCVSENQSRVWFRQLALGLEYLHVLEITHRDIKCENVLLTANFNVKISDFGFARFCVDEDDHTVLSETYCGSMSYAAPEILRGKPYLPKPTDLWSLGVVLFVMLNKSMPFDDTRMRKLYEQQMGKKYRFRSRVANVISIECKTIVKHLLEPDPGLRHNTTQVLSSDWIAMDSRLTTLNAVEAAALKRAKEERERLSEIRHTPHKRQGDILEGPTRDSAFRASEMIKSLANITSKQKK from the exons ATGTCAGATCTGAAAGCTACTGTATCTGAAGAAAATACATTGTCTGCGAAAGGatacaaattacttaaatttttagGTGAAGGAGCATATGCTAAG gtatatttaacTGAATTTGCTGGAAAAGACGAAAACCACAAGGCGTCCCTCGCATGTAAGGTCATAGAGACTTCGAAAGCTCCAAGAGACTTCGTCGTGAAGTTTTTGCCACGAGAAATCGATGTACTTGTACGCTTGAATCATCCGCATCTTATTCATGTACACAGTATATTTCAAAGGAAAACAaagtattacatttttatgcGATTTACTGAGAACGGTGATCTATTGggatatgttttaaaaaacggCTGCGTGTCAGAAAACCAATCGAGAGTTTGGTTTCGGCAGCTCGCGCTTGGCTTGGAATATCTTCACGTATTGGAAATTACGCATCGCGACATTAAATGCGAGAACGTCCTCCTGACGGCGAACTTCAACGTTAAAATATCAGACTTTGGATTCGCGCGGTTTTGCGTGGATGAAGACGATCATACTGTTTTGAGCGAGACGTACTGCGGGTCGATGTCATATGCAGCCCCGGAGATCCTCCGCGGTAAACCTTACCTGCCTAAACCGACAGATCTTTGGTCTTTGGGAGTGGTTTTATTTGTGATGCTGAATAAGTCTATGCCATTTGACGACACACGAATGCGAAAATTGTATGAGCAGCaaatgggaaaaaaatataggttCAGGTCTCGAGTAGCTAACGTCATCTCGATCGAGTGTAAAACCATCGTAAAGCATTTACTGGAGCCTGATCCAGGACTTCGCCACAACACCACACAGGTGCTCAGCTCTGATTGGATTGCTATGGATAGTAGACTGACGA CTTTAAACGCAGTAGAAGCAGCAGCACTTAAGCGCGCAAAAGAGGAACGAGAAAGGCTTTCGGAAATTCGTCATACTCCACATAAGAGACAAGGCGATATTTTAGAAGGACCGACAAGGGATTCAGCGTTTAGG GCAAGTGAAATGATAAAGTCTTTAGCCAATATAAcgtctaaacaaaaaaagtag
- the LOC113508495 gene encoding uncharacterized protein LOC113508495, whose translation MSNQEVLQEYSDSIKNLKKQCIDAGMSEEEFKLMYFQTLKTLENNGRPENNTRRSIFKYFLILLGVFIVLYTLYYSKAVYSSIVCNLQEYIYPGLKLLRRLSIPFISLFPSLTEYYHETCLIQNPYFAVVDMDCWPCSTVNNIREVNDPIPVNQQQTAPFIYETEQQVINMEALKKMYTKNKNIFDKESPKILTNNKYYISPDDLFNQRIDDKNFYIWKFNNMNVAKLLRQIIPRPKVVPKFGQSTERFIIVDSSQQTFNIPDTECSFSFLLALSGSREINLVPAEECKHQCKSLKLELKETYLLWYNWWYWRPAVQQSMGNHTFIAHVGSYC comes from the exons aTGTCTAATCAAGAAGTATTACAAGAGTATTCAGATTCTATTAAGAATCTCAAGAAACAGTGTATTGACGCGGGTATGAGTGAAGAAGAATTCAAACTGATGTACTTCCAAACTCTTAAAACACTGGAAAATAATGGCCGGCCAGAAAACAATACTCGCcgttctattttcaaatacttTCTCATACTTCTAggtgtttttattgtattgtacaCTTTATATTATTCTAAGGCTGTCTACAGTAGTATAGTATGCAATCTTCAAGAGTATATTTATCCTGGTTTAAAGCTCTTGAGAAGACTATCCATTCCGTTTATATCTTTATTCCCATCTTTGACAG AGTATTATCACGAAACATGTTTAATTCAAAACCCCTACTTTGCTGTGGTAGACATGGACTGTTGGCCTTGCAGTACAGTCAACAATATCAGGGAAGTAAATGACCCCATCCCTGTTAATCAACAACAAACAGCACCCTTTATTTATGAG ACTGAACAACAAGTTATAAATATGGAAGCCCTGAAGAAAatgtacacaaaaaataaaaatatatttgataaagaatctcctaaaattttaacaaataataaatattatataagtcCAGATGATTTATTTAACCAGAGAATAGATGAcaagaatttttatatttg GAAATTCAATAATATGAATGTGGCAAAGCTGCTTCGACAAATCATCCCTAGACCTAAAGTTGTGCCAAAGTTTGGACAAAGTACTGAACGATTTATCATAGTTGATAGTAGTCAGCAGACTTTTAATATACCAGATACTGAATGCAGTTTCTCATTCCTACTGGCATTAAGTGGGTCTAGGGAGATCAATTTGGTACCAGCTGAAGAATGCAAGCATCAATGTAAATCACTCAAACTTGAATTAAAGGAgacttatttat tatggTATAATTGGTGGTACTGGCGACCGGCAGTGCAGCAATCTATGGGCAATCACACCTTCATTGCCCATGTCGGCTCATACTGCTGA
- the LOC113508496 gene encoding transmembrane protein 41 homolog isoform X1 codes for MSANNPRRRNSRVRNIQGDIQDPSISSTVHILHQTITRPRIRNIRTDCIGLFHPMSNSVAGVTSSAEDLSTSKALVLVAIIFISSLLALGLLYKQFPDLEEDEQKHLHLPWDLEDAKQLGLVLDRYKEKYFYEVLFGVFLVYIFLQTFAIPGSIFLSILSGFLFPFYLALLLVCCCSAIGASLCFFLSNLLGKKLVKRFFPEKAAQWARAVTKHSNNLLNYIIFLRVTPFLPNWFINMSAPVIGVPLMPFALGTFIGVAPPSFVAIQAGQTLHTLTSTSDAWSWTSVTVLSVFALVSLIPVFLKDKLKAKFE; via the exons ATGAGCGCAAATAATCCTAGAAGAAGGAATTCGCGTGTTCGAAACATTCAAGGTGATATTCAAGATCCCTCTATTTCCTCCACGGTCCATATCCTTCACCAAACCATAACTAGACCAAGAATAAGAAATATAAGAACCGATTGTATTGGATTGTTTCACCCTATGTCAA ATTCTGTAGCTGGTGTAACATCCAGTGCAGAAGACTTGTCCACGTCTAAGGCGTTAGTTCTAGTTGCCATTATATTTATATCCTCACTGTTGGCTTTGGGTCTCCTATACAAACAATTCCCTGACTTAGAAGA aGATGAACAAAAGCACTTGCATTTGCCATGGGACCTTGAGGATGCCAAACAACTAGGTTTAGTTCTAGACCGATATaaggagaaatatttttatgaagtattaTTTGGAGTCTTCTTAGTTTACATATT TTTGCAAACATTTGCAATACCTGgatcaatttttttaagtattctttCAGGGTTTTTGTTCCCATTTTATTTAGCATTACTTCTGGTATGCTGTTGTTCAGCCATTGGTGCAAGTTTATGTTTCTTCCTATCCAACCTTCTTGGTAAGAAGTTGGTGAAGAGATTCTTTCCGGAGAAAGCAGCACAATGGGCAAGAGCAGTGACGAAGCACAGTAATAACTTGCTcaactacataatatttttgaggGTGACACCGTTTTTACCAAACTGGTTTATAAATATGTCAGCACCTGTGATTGGTGTGCCATTAATGCCATTTGCACTTGGAACATTTATTG gcGTGGCGCCGCCATCGTTTGTGGCAATCCAAGCTGGACAGACCCTGCACACACTGACGTCCACCAGCGACGCGTGGTCGTGGACGTCTGTCACAGTCCTCAGCGTATTCGCACTAGTCTCCTTAATACCAGTATTCCTTAAAGACAAGTTGAAAGCAAAGTTTGAATGA
- the LOC113508488 gene encoding cyclin-A2-like, with protein MAFRIHEDQENASLGLRKDSADVFTANQRRALGDLSQFACNQSRNIKLPGLTNGPCKVQDDNRTMRQIKNEKNIVPPVAQFRAFSVYEDKPTEAEVKKREHTFKPFVAKETKKDSIFISSDVKGLCPQVEKKPDRLTESSVRPQLQEKKNVVESPMSVVDTSVLSMSISKNESQIIDDEDDATTAQTDREMFFHVVEYRQDIYEYMKEIEAKNRANPRYMRKQPDITHIMRSILIDWLVEVCDEYNQQSETLHLAVSYVDRFLSYMSVVRTKLQLVGTAATYIAAKYEEVYPPEVSEFVYITDDTYTKREVLRMEHLILKVLSFDLSTPTSLAFLSHYCISNGLSKKTFHLAAYLAELCLLEADPYLQFKPSIIAASALATARHCLHCDRCTGEEREKDTRDIKEARIHSSCAAAAWPAALVTCSGYSLDDLDACLRELARTHSHASQQPYQAVPDKYKSNKFDGVSTIEPRPMFPVSKYQPPAPASNARPPADSTRSS; from the exons ATGGCTTTTAGAATACACGAAGATCAAGAAAATGCCTCTTTGGGGCTTAGAAAAGACAGTGCAGATGTATTTACTGCAAACCAGCGGCGTGCCCTTGGTGACCTCAGCCAGTTCGCGTGCAACCAAAGTCGGAACATAAAGCTC CCGGGATTGACGAATGGACCTTGTAAAGTTCAAGATGATAACAGGACAATGCGCcagattaaaaatgaaaagaacaTTGTACCACCTGTGGCGCAATTTCGCGCCTTCAGTGTTTACGAAGACAAACCGACGGAGGCTGAGGTCAAAAAGCGGGAGCACACGTTCAAACCATTCGTCGCTAAAGAAACTAAGAAAGATAGCATTTTCATCAGCAGTGACGTGAAAGGTCTCTGCCCACAAGTTGAGAAAAAACCAGATCGGCTCACAGAATCGTCAGTTCG GCCCCAGttacaagaaaagaaaaatgttgtgGAATCTCCAATGTCAGTTGTGGACACCAGTGTGCTCTCTATGTCCATATCGAAGAATGAAAGCCAGATCATTGATGATGAAGACGATGCTACCACAGCTCAGACCGATCGGGAGATGTTCTTCCATGTTGTTGAATATAGACAGGACATCTATGAATACATGAAGGAAATTGAG GCTAAGAACAGAGCCAACCCTCGCTACATGCGCAAACAGCCTGATATCACTCACATCATGCGGTCAATCCTCATTGACTGGCTCGTTGAAGTATGTGATGAGTACAACCAGCAAAGTGAGACTTTGCATCTTGCTGTGTCTTATGTAGACCGCTTCTTGTCTTACATGAGTGTTGTGCGTACTAAACTGCAACTTGTGGGCACAGCTGCAACTTACATTGCTGC GAAATATGAGGAAGTATATCCCCCAGAAGTATCAGAGTTTGTGTACATCACTGACGACACATACACAAAGCGCGAGGTCCTGCGTATGGAACATCTTATCCTGAAGGTCCTGTCGTTCGACCTCTCGACACCGACGTCACTGGCCTTCCTCTCCCACTACTGTATATCTAATGGACTTTCTAAGAAGACATTCCATCTGGCTGCT TATCTGGCTGAGCTCTGCCTACTGGAGGCAGACCCATACCTGCAGTTCAAGCCATCGATCATCGCGGCGAGTGCTCTCGCGACTGCCCGTCACTGCCTCCACTGCGACCGCTGCACCGGGGAAGAACGTGAAAAGGACACGCGTGACATCAAAGAGGCCCGGATACATTCGTCATGTGCCGCGGCCGCGTGGCCTGCAGCCCTTGTGACCTGCTCAGGCTACTCTCTAGATGATCTCGACGCGTGTCTACGTGAATTGGCACGCACACACTCGCACGCCTCGCAACAACCCTACCAAGCTGTGCCAGACAAATACAAGAGCAACAA ATTTGACGGCGTGTCTACAATCGAACCTCGTCCGATGTTCCCGGTGTCGAAGTACCAGCCGCCAGCGCCGGCGAGCAACGCGCGCCCGCCTGCCGACAGCACACGAAGCAGCTAG